A single region of the Rattus rattus isolate New Zealand chromosome 8, Rrattus_CSIRO_v1, whole genome shotgun sequence genome encodes:
- the Nckipsd gene encoding NCK-interacting protein with SH3 domain gives MYRALYAFRSAEPNAMAFAAGETFLVLERSSTHWWLAARARSGETGYVPPAYLHRLQGMEQDVLQAIDRAIEAVHNTAMRDGGKYSLEQRGVLQKLIHHRKETLSRRGTSASSASVMTPSTSDHHLDTAVSRQPNGVCRTGFERQHSLPSSEHLGTDGALYQVPPQPRRAAPATPPPPVKRRDREALVISGSGGRTAVPSGGSSVSSGSSVSSTSMDTLYTGSSPSELGPSCSPTPPPVPRRSAHTTVSQAQPSPSKAPSPEPPAEEVAAETNSAPDDLEALDSLSPETTEEKPATETVVPRTIGAELMELVRRNTGLSHELCRVAIGVVVGHIQASVPASSPVMEQVLLSLVEGKDLSTALPSGQVCHDQQRLEVIFADLARRKDDAQQRSWALYEDEDVIRCYLEELLHILTDADPEVCKKMCKRSDFESVLALVAYYQMEHRASLRLLLLKCFGAMCSLDAAIISTLVSSVLPVELARDMQTDTQDHQKLCYSALVLAMVFSMGEAVPYAHYEHLGTPFAQFLLSIVEDGLPLDTTEQLPDLCMNLLLALNLHLTAPDQNVIMAALSKHTNVKIFSEKLLLLLNRGDDPVRIFRHEPQPPHSVLKFLQDVFSSAATASIFYHTDMMALIDITVRQIADLSPGDKLRMEYLSLMHAVVRSTPYLQHRHRLSDLQATLRRILTEEETSPQCQMDRMIVQEMYKEFPDLGEVPS, from the exons ATGTACCGCGCGCTGTATGCGTTCCGCTCCGCGGAGCCCAACGCCATGGCGTTCGCTGCAGGCGAAACCTTCCTGGTGCTGGAGCGCAGCAGCACGCACTGGTGGTTAGCGGCACGGGCGCGCAGTGGCGAGACCGGGTACGTGCCGCCTGCCTACCTGCATCGCCTGCAG GGCATGGAGCAAGATGTCCTCCAAGCTATTGACCGGGCCATTGAGGCTGTGCACAACACAGCCATGCGAGATGGTGGCAAGTACAGCCTGGAACAGCGTGGAGTCCTTCA GAAGCTTATTCATCATCGgaaagagaccttgtctcgaaGGGGCACCTCAGCTTCCAGTGCTTCGGTTATGACCCCATCCACCAGTGACCACCATTTGGACACTGCTGTATCTAGGCAGCCCAATGGAGTGTGTCGAACTGGGTTTGAACGGCAGCATAGCCTACCCAGTTCTGAGCATCTCGGGACAGATGGAGCCCTCTACCAG GTCCCACCACAGCCTCGGCGAGCAGcacctgccaccccacccccaccggtGAAGCGCCGAGACCGTGAGGCCCTGGTGATCTCAGGGAGTG GTGGCCGCACAGCAGTACCCTCTGGAGGTAGTTCTGTGTCTAGTGGCTCTTCAGTCAGCAGCACCTCTATGGACACACTCTACACTGGCTCTAGCCCCTCTGAGCTGGGTCCCAGCTGCTCACCCACACCTCCGCCTGTACCTCGCCGAAGTGCCCACACTACAGTGTCCCAGGCCCAGCCCTCTCCCTCCAAGGCACCATCCCCGGAGCCCCCTGCTGAGGAAGTGGCAGCTGAAACAAACTCAGCCCCTGATGACCTCGAAGCTCTGGATTCCCTGAgcccagagaccacagaggagaaGCCAGCTACTGAGACAGTTGTGCCAAGGACCATTGGGGCAGAGCTGATGGAACTTGTGCGGAGAAACACCGGTCTGAGCCACGAATTATGTCGTGTGGCCATTGGTGTCGTGGTGGGTCACATCCAGGCCTCCGTACCAGCCAGCTCGCCTGTCATGGAGCAGGTCCTCCTCTCGCTGGTAGAGGGCAAG GACCTGAGCACAGCCCTACCCTCGGGGCAGGTCTGCCATGACCAGCAGAGACTGGAGGTGATCTTTGCAGACCTGGCTAGAAGGAAGGATGACGCCCAGCAGCGCAGCTGGGCGCTTTACGAGGACGAGGATGTCATCCGCTGCTACCTTGAGGAACTGCTGCACATCCTG aCGGATGCAGATCCTGAAGTTTGCAAGAAAATGTGCAAAAGGAGTGACTTCGAGTCTGTCCTAGCCTTGGTGGCCTATTACCAAATG GAACACCGAGCGTCACTTCGGCTGCTGCTCCTCAAGTGCTTCGGCGCCATGTGCAGCCTGGACGCAGCGATCATCTCTACTCTGGTCTCTTCCGTGCTACCTGTGGAATTGGCTCGGGACATGCAGACTGACACACAGG ACCACCAGAAGCTCTGTTATTCCGCCCTCGTCCTGGCCATGGTCTTCTCCATGGGAGAGGCGGTGCCCTACGCACACTATG AACACCTGGGTACACCCTTTGCCCAGTTCCTACTGAGCATCGTTGAGGATGGCCTTCCCCTGGACACTACAGAGCAGCTGCCAGACCTCTGCATGAACCTGCTTCTGGCTCTCAACCTGCACCTGACAG CTCCTGACCAGAATGTCATCATGGCTGCCTTAAGCAAGCACACCAACGTGAAGATCTTCTCGGAGAAGCTGCTTTTGCTTCTGAACAGAGGGG ACGATCCTGTGCGTATCTTCAGACATGAGCCCCAGCCGCCACACTCTGTCCTCAAGTTCCTGCAGGACGTGTTCAGCAGCGCTGCTACAGCCTCCATCTTCTACCACACAGACATGATGGCGCTCATTGACATCACTGTGCGGCAGATCGCCGACCTGTCACCTGGAGACAAG CTACGCATGGAGTACCTCTCCCTGATGCATGCCGTGGTCCGCTCCACACCCTACCTGCAGCACCGGCATCGGCTGTCTGACCTGCAGGCTACACTGCGGCGCATCCTGACTGAGGAAGAGACCTCACCGCAGTGCCAGATGGACCGCATGATTGTCCAAGAGATGTACAAGGAGTTTCCGGACCTGGGAGAGGTCCCCAGCTAG